A genomic window from Thiomicrorhabdus sp. includes:
- a CDS encoding SDR family oxidoreductase produces MNQKWLLVLGANSDMALASARRFAEAGWNLYLASRQTEFLEKEVDHLKIAYRIEAEALYFDAEDFDSHLPFYTGLRQKPQGVLLAFGFMPEQEQAQQQPVLLRKTANVNYLGAMSILEVVASDFEQRQVGWIAAISSVAGDRGRASNYIYGSSKAALSAYLAGLRHRLFAAGVHVMTVKPGFVATKMTRGLDLPDKLTAQPKEVAEAIFKGIDKRKNTLYVKGIWRLIMLIIIYLPEFIFKKTKL; encoded by the coding sequence GTGAATCAAAAATGGTTGCTGGTTCTGGGTGCGAATAGCGATATGGCTCTGGCGTCGGCCAGACGTTTTGCCGAAGCGGGCTGGAATCTCTATCTGGCTTCGCGGCAGACGGAGTTTTTGGAAAAAGAAGTGGATCATCTGAAAATTGCTTATCGGATTGAAGCGGAAGCTTTGTACTTCGATGCGGAAGATTTTGATAGTCATCTGCCTTTTTATACGGGGCTTCGTCAGAAACCTCAGGGAGTGTTGCTGGCTTTCGGATTCATGCCGGAGCAGGAGCAAGCGCAGCAACAGCCTGTTCTGCTACGGAAAACGGCCAATGTCAATTACCTTGGCGCCATGAGCATTCTTGAAGTTGTCGCAAGTGATTTTGAACAACGTCAGGTCGGTTGGATTGCGGCCATCAGCTCGGTTGCCGGGGATCGGGGGCGCGCGAGCAACTATATCTACGGCAGCAGCAAGGCGGCTTTGAGTGCCTATCTGGCGGGATTGCGACATCGGCTTTTTGCCGCCGGTGTGCATGTGATGACGGTGAAGCCGGGATTTGTTGCTACAAAAATGACTCGGGGATTGGATTTGCCGGACAAACTTACCGCGCAACCCAAGGAAGTGGCCGAGGCGATTTTTAAAGGGATCGACAAGCGGAAAAACACTTTGTATGTGAAAGGTATTTGGCGGTTAATTATGCTGATTATCATTTATCTGCCGGAGTTTATTTTTAAAAAGACCAAGTTGTGA
- a CDS encoding HAD family hydrolase, which translates to MAVAAKLALFDFDGTITKRDSLPDFLVYAVGWPRFIWGLLRLSPILFGYVLKRVDNSWAKERMLHYFLAGVPEEWLQEKGRAYALERIESLLRDKALACLKRHLAEGDRVIVVSASSEIWLKAWCDEVGVELLATRLQAKEGVMTGLYDGRNCHGEEKVRRIRSAVELSRFDQICAYGDSSGDLPMLSLASQAFYKPFR; encoded by the coding sequence ATGGCTGTTGCAGCTAAGTTAGCGTTATTCGATTTTGATGGAACCATAACCAAACGCGATTCGTTGCCGGATTTTCTGGTTTACGCGGTGGGCTGGCCGAGATTTATTTGGGGGTTGCTGCGTTTATCGCCGATTTTATTCGGTTATGTGTTGAAACGAGTGGATAACAGTTGGGCGAAAGAGCGGATGCTACACTATTTTTTGGCCGGGGTGCCCGAAGAGTGGTTACAGGAGAAAGGACGGGCGTATGCTTTGGAACGGATTGAGTCGCTGCTTCGTGACAAGGCGCTTGCCTGTTTGAAACGGCATTTGGCGGAGGGAGATCGGGTGATCGTTGTCAGCGCGTCCAGCGAAATTTGGTTGAAAGCCTGGTGCGACGAAGTTGGCGTTGAATTGCTGGCCACCCGTTTGCAAGCGAAAGAGGGGGTGATGACCGGGTTGTATGATGGCCGGAATTGTCACGGAGAAGAGAAGGTGCGACGAATTCGATCCGCAGTGGAACTTTCGCGTTTCGACCAGATTTGTGCTTATGGTGACTCTTCCGGAGATTTGCCGATGCTTTCTCTTGCCAGTCAGGCCTTTTATAAACCGTTCAGATAG